Below is a genomic region from Demequina sp..
CGACCGATCTTGGTGCGCGGGTCGAGCAGCATCTCGCGGTAATGCGCGATCCAGCCCGGCATCCTGCCGAGCGCGAAGAGCGGCGTGAACATGGGGGTCGGGAAGCCCATCGCCGAGTACAGCAGGCCCGTGTAGAAGTCCACGTTCGGGTACAGCTTGCGCTCGATGAAGTAGTCGTCGGACAGTGCGATGGCCTCGAGCCGCTTCGCCATCTCGAACGTCTCGCCGTCGGCGCCAAGGTGGTCCAGCACCTCGTCCGCGACCTTCTTCACCACGGCACCGCGCGGGTCGTACGACTTGTACACGCGGTGGCCGAAGCCCATCAGCCGAGCACCCTCAGCCTTGTCCTTGACCTTGGCGACGAACTGCTCGACCGTGTCCCCAGAGGCCTTGATCTCGTCGAACATGCGAAGCGCCGCCTCGTTGGCGCCGCCGTGGAGCGGCCCGGAGAGGGCCCCGACTCCGGCCGAGACCGACGCGTAGATGTTCGCGCGCGAGGAGCCCACGATCCGCACCGTGGACGTGGAGCAGTTCTGCTCGTGGTCCGCGTGCAGAATCAGCAGGAGGTCGAGCGCGCGGCGCACCACGGGGTCCACGTCGAGCGCACCCGCGTCGTCGGAGAAGGCGATCCGCAGGAACTCGGTGACGTAGTGGCCGCCAGCGAACGGCTCGATCAGGTCACGGCCTGTTGACCGGCGCTGCAGGTAGGCGACCACGGTTGCGCTCTTCGCGAGCAGCAGCACGGTCGCGAGCTCGATCGCGTCCTCGTCCTCTCCAACGGACTCCGGGTAGAACGTCGAGAGCGCACTGATGGCCCCAGACAGGATCGCCATGGGGTGCGCGTCGCGCGGGAACGCCTCGAGGAACGACTTGATGCCCGAGTGGACGTGCATGTGGCGTGCGACGCGGTTGTTGAAGGCCTGCAACTGATCAACCGACGGCAGCTCGCCGTGGATCAGCAGGTAGGCGACCTCGAGGAAGGTCGAGTGCTCCGCGAGCTGCTCGATGGGGTAACCGCGGTAGCGCAGGATGCCCGCGTCGCCGTCGATGTACGTGATGGAGCTCTCGCACGAGGACGTGTTCATGAACCCGGGATCCACGGTCACGAGCCCCGTGTCCCGCAGCAGCGTCGTGATCGCGATTCCGTCGTTGCCGACCGTCGCGCGCTCGAGTCCGAGTTCCTTTGTGCTGCCGTCGATCGTGAGTCGAGCATCAACCACGGTGCCCATGCAACCTCCAGGCAGTTTCGCTTGAGAATTTGTAGTTAGTTTACCTGGCGTTGGTGAGCCGCAAAGCCGCTGTCTGCACCCGCTCGTCAGTCGCCGTGAGCGCCACGCGCACATGCCTGCGGCCGGCCGCCCCGTAGAAAGAACCTGGTGCGGCGAGGATGCCGAGCGACGCGAGCCAAGCGATCGACTCCCAGCAGTCCTCGTCTCGCGTCGCCCACAGATAGAGCCCCGCGCGCGAGTGATCTATGCGGAAACCGGCCGTTTCTAGGCCCGACGCCAGGGTCGCCCGCCTGCGTCCGTACAGTTCGCGTTGGGCCGCCACATGCTCGTCGTCTCCAAGCGCGGCGGTCATCGCCACCTGCACGGGGCCGGGCACGATGAAGCCCGCATGCTTGCGCACCTCGAGAAGGCGAGAGATGACGGCGGGGTCTCCCGCGGCGAAGGCCGCGCGATATCCGGCGAGGCTGGACTGCTTCGACAGCGAGTACACGGCCACGACGCCTTCCGTGGACCCGCCGCACACGTCGGGATCGAGGATCGATGGCGCGCCTCCCTCGCCCGACCACGTGAGCTCCGCGTAGCACTCGTCGGAGAACACGACGGCGCCGATGGACCGAGCGGCGCCAACAACGGCCGCAAGTTCCTCGCGGGTGGAGACCGCGCCCGTGGGGTTGGACGGCGAGTTGACCCACACCACCTTCACCCCCGGCACATCCACCCACTCCGCGGGGGTGTCCGAGGGCAGCGACGTGGCCCCGGCGAGCCGCGCGCCCACGTCGTAGGTGGGGTACGCGACGGTCGGGTGCACGATGACGTCGCCCTCGCCGAACCCGAGCAGCGCGGGAGCGAGCGCCACGAACTCCTTTGACCCAACCGTCGGCAGGACCGCGGAAGGGTCCAGATCCGCCACGCCCCGGCGTCGGGCAAACCAGGCGACAACGGCCTCCCTGAGCGCGGCCGTGCCGTGCGTCGTCGGGTACCCAGGGGAATCTGCGGCGGCGCGCAGCGCATCCTGAATCACCGCCGGGGTGGGATCGACGGGCGTGCCCACGGACAGGTCAACCAAGCCGTCAGGGTGGCGCGCTGCCGTGGTGCGGTACGGCGTCAGCGAGTCCCAGGGAAAGTCAGGGAGCGATTCGGGCTTGAGGCCCATCGCCTACTCGTGATTCTGCGGCGGGAGCGCCTTGATGA
It encodes:
- a CDS encoding citrate synthase, encoding MGTVVDARLTIDGSTKELGLERATVGNDGIAITTLLRDTGLVTVDPGFMNTSSCESSITYIDGDAGILRYRGYPIEQLAEHSTFLEVAYLLIHGELPSVDQLQAFNNRVARHMHVHSGIKSFLEAFPRDAHPMAILSGAISALSTFYPESVGEDEDAIELATVLLLAKSATVVAYLQRRSTGRDLIEPFAGGHYVTEFLRIAFSDDAGALDVDPVVRRALDLLLILHADHEQNCSTSTVRIVGSSRANIYASVSAGVGALSGPLHGGANEAALRMFDEIKASGDTVEQFVAKVKDKAEGARLMGFGHRVYKSYDPRGAVVKKVADEVLDHLGADGETFEMAKRLEAIALSDDYFIERKLYPNVDFYTGLLYSAMGFPTPMFTPLFALGRMPGWIAHYREMLLDPRTKIGRPRQIYVGEVERDYVALADREE
- the dapC gene encoding succinyldiaminopimelate transaminase; its protein translation is MGLKPESLPDFPWDSLTPYRTTAARHPDGLVDLSVGTPVDPTPAVIQDALRAAADSPGYPTTHGTAALREAVVAWFARRRGVADLDPSAVLPTVGSKEFVALAPALLGFGEGDVIVHPTVAYPTYDVGARLAGATSLPSDTPAEWVDVPGVKVVWVNSPSNPTGAVSTREELAAVVGAARSIGAVVFSDECYAELTWSGEGGAPSILDPDVCGGSTEGVVAVYSLSKQSSLAGYRAAFAAGDPAVISRLLEVRKHAGFIVPGPVQVAMTAALGDDEHVAAQRELYGRRRATLASGLETAGFRIDHSRAGLYLWATRDEDCWESIAWLASLGILAAPGSFYGAAGRRHVRVALTATDERVQTAALRLTNAR